The following is a genomic window from Amycolatopsis acidiphila.
CGGCAGCAGGATGTGCCACGACGCCTTCAGCCGTCCCGCGCCCATGACCTGGCCGACCCGCGGCAGGATCGGCGGGATCTGGTCGATCCCGGCCACCAGCCCGTTCGCGATGGACGGCACGCTGCCCAGCAGCAGCACGGCGTACATCGCCGTCGGGGTGACGCCGAACCACAGCACCGCGGCCGGCACCCAGGCCACCGACGGCAGGCTCTGCAGCCCCGACAGGAACGGCCCGATCGCCGACCGGACCACCCGCACCTTCGCCACCAGCAGGCCCAGCGGCGTGGCGATCACGATCGCGACGAGGAACCCGAGTACCGCGCGGTGCACCGACGTCCAGATGAACCCGAGCGCCTGGGCGTCGGAGATCTTGGACCACAGCTCGTCCCACACCGCGATCGGCGCGGGCAGCTGGTACTCGGGCCAGAACGCGGCGGCCCACAACCCCTGCCAGACGGCGATGACGACCACGAGGAACGCGACCGGCGGCAGCACCGCCCACAGGAACCGCCGGGCGCGGCTGCGCCCGGCGTCCTGTGGTGGCGGTGTGTTCAGCGCGTCGAGGCCTGCCTCGACAGCCGCGTCGAGGTCGTCAAGCCGTGGCATGACTGGAGATCACCTCACGCAGGCGCTGGTTGACGACGTCGACGGTCTCGGCTTCCTCCGCGCCGGAGAGGTCGCCGACCTGCCACTGCTGCACGACCCGCCCCGGGCGTGACGACAGCAGCACGACCCGCTGGCCCAGGCGCACGGCCTCCCGCACGTCGTGGGTCACGAACACGACCGCCGCGCCGGTCGAGCGCCACACCCGCAGCAGCTCGGCCTGCAGTACGTCGCGGGTGATCGCGTCGAGCGCGGAGAACGGCTCGTCCATCAGCAGCAGGGAAGGGACATCGGACGAACCGCCGGTGTGCAGTGCCGAGGCGAGCGCCCGCGCGAGCGCGACGCGCTGGCGCATCCCGCCGGACAGCTCGTGTGGCCGCTTGCCACCGACACCGCCGAGCCGGACCAGGTCCAGCAGCTCGATGGTGCGGCTCTTGCGGGCCGCACGCGGCACTCCGGCCAGCCGCAGCGGCAGCTCCACGTTGGCGGACGCGGTGAGCCACGGCATCAGCGCGGCCTCCTGGAACATCACCGCCGGGCGCGAGCTGTTGAGCTCCAGCTCGCCCGTCGTCGGCCGGTCCAGGCCCGCGATGATGTTCAGCAGCGTCGTCTTGCCGCAGCCCGACGCGCCCAGGAGGCAGACGAACTCGCCCGGCGCGACGTCGAGGTCGACCCCCGCGAGCGCGGGCACGCTGTGCGCGCCCTGCCCGAACGTCTTGTGCACTCCGGCCAGGCGCACGGCACTGTCCGTCGCGGGCCGCACGGCCGAGCCGTCCAAAGTGGCGGTCATCGGATTCGCCTGCCTTCCTGGGTGGAGGTCATTTCTGGTCGAGTCCCGCGGCGCTCACGGTCGGCTTGCCGGCCTCGGTGAGCACGGCGTTGAGCGGGGTGAGGTCGAAGAACCCGTTGAGCTTGGCCGCGCTCTTCGCGATCCCGGCCGTCACCTGGTCCTGTGCCAGCTGCGGGAAGCGCGAGGCGAGCGGGTCGGTGGTCAGCGTGATGTCGGCGAACGCCCGGTCGAGCACCGGCTGCGTGAGGGCCGAGCCGCTCAGGGACTTCAGCTGGCGGTTCACCGCGGCCTTGGCCTCGTTCGGGTCGCCCGACGCCAGGTTGTTCGCGTCGAGGACCGCCTTGAGCACCGCCTGCACGGTCTGCGGGTGCTCGGTGAGGAACTGCGTGCGCACCACGAGGACGGTGGTGGGGAACTGTCCGTCGGGCCAGAGGCTCTTCTCGTCCACCAGCACCTTGGCCCCGGCGTCGGCCACCAGCCGCGAGGACCACGGCTCGGGCAGCCACGCGCCGGCGATCGCGCCCTTGCGGAACTGGTCGAGGGTGACCGCGTTGTCCTCGCTCTGCACGTTGACCCCGGTGAGCTTCTGGTCCGAGATCCACTTCTTGAGCGAGACGTCCTGGGTGTTGCCGGCCTGCGGGTCGGCGACGATCTTGCCCTGCAGGTCCTGCGGGGTGTTGATCTCCGGCTTCACCACGAGCTGGGCGCCGCCGGAGGTCGCGCCGGAGATCAGCCGCACGGCGTCGCCGTCGGACTTGGCGAACGCGTTGATCGCCGGGCCCGAGCCGATGAACCCGATGTCGAGCGAGCCGCCGAGCAACGCCGAGACCTCGTCCGGGCCCGCGTTGAACTTGGTCGGGGTGAGCTTGGTGCCGGCGCCCAGCTCCTGGGTGAAGTACCCCTTGTCCAGCCCGATCAGCGCGGAGGCGTGCGTGACGTTGGGGAAGTAGCCCAGCCGCACCTCGGTGGCGGGGGTGCCACCGGTCGTGGCGGCGGCGGAGGAGCTGTCGCTCCGGTCGGCCCGCGAACACCCGGCCACCGCAGCCATCAACGACAGTGTCACAGCCAGCACTCGGGTACTGCGTCGCACAGTTCTCACGGACGGACCTTTCGGGTTTTCGTTGTCAGGGACCGGGGGAGACCACGTCGCGGTCGGCGCGCAGCACCGGCAGCGGTGCGCCGACCAGACCCGCGGCGAGGGTGGCGCCGTCGCCCGCGTCGATCACCAGGAACGAGCCGGTGCGGCGGTTGACGGCGTAGTCGTCGACGGGCAGCGGCTCCGCGGTGCGGATGCGGACCTGCCCGATCTCGTTGAGCTCCAGCGAGCCAGGCGCGTCCACAGTGGACAGCTTTTGCTCGTCGAAGCGGGACGACAGCTCCTCGACGAAGGCCTGGACCGTGCGGGTGCCGTGCTTGACCAGCACCCGTGCCCCTGCCTTGAGCGGCTTCTCCGACAGCCACGCCACGGTCGCGGCGAGCTCGTCGGTCGGCACCGGCGCGTCGGCCGCGGCCGAGATGACGTCCCCACGGGAGATGTCGAAGTCGTCGGCCAGCAGCAGCGTGACCGAAACGCCCGCGGCCGCCTCGTCCAGCACGCCGTCGGCGGTGTCGATGCGCTCGACCGTGGTGCGCAGCCCGGCGGGCAGCACCACGACCTGGTCGCCGCGACGGACCGTGCCCGCCGCGACCTGGCCCGCGTAGCCGCGGTAGTCGGGATACTCGGGCGTGCGCGGGCGGATCACGTACTGCACCGGGAACCGGAACGCCGCGTCGTGCGGGTCCGGGGCGGCGGGCACGTTCTCCAGGTGATCGAGCAGCGTCGGGCCCTCGTACCACGGTGTCCTGTCCGAGCGGTCCACCACGTTGTCGCCCACGAGCGCGGACACCGGGATCGACAGCACCGAGCCCGGCGCATAGCCGAGGGAGGTGGCGTGGTCGGTGAACTCCTTGGCGATGACCGCGAAGGTCTCCTCGTCGTAGTCGACGAGGTCGATCTTGTTCACCGCGAGCACCAGGCGCGGCACGCCCAGCAGCGCGAGCACGGCCGCGTGCCTGCGGGTCTGCTCGATCACGCCCTTGCGCGCGTCCACCAGCAGGATCGCCAGCTGCGAGGTGGAGGCGCCGGTGACGGTGTTGCGGGTGTACTGCACATGGCCGGGGGTGTCGGCGAGCACGAAGGACCGCTTCGGGGTGGCGAAGTAGCGGTACGCCACGTCGATCGTGATGCCCTGCTCGCGCTCCGAGCGCAGCCCGTCGACGAGCAGCGAAAGGTCCGGAGTGGACAGTCCGCGGTCGACGCTCGCGCGGGTGACCGCGTCGAGCTGGTCGGCCAGCACGGACTTGGTGTCGTACAGCAGCCTGCCGACGAGGGTGGACTTCCCGTCGTCCACGCTCCCCGCGGTGGCAAGGCGAAGCAGTGAACTCATCAGAAGTAGCCCTCTCGCTTGCGGTCCTCCATGGCGGCCTCGGACAACCGGTCGTCGGCGCGCGTCGCGCCGCGTTCGGTGAGCCTGCTCGCCAGCACCTCCGCGATGACGTCCTGCACCGTGCCGGCGTCCGACTCCACCGCGCCCGTGCACGAGCCGTCGCCGACGGTCCGGTAGCGCACGGTCAGGTCCTTGACCTCTTCGCCGTCACGCGGGCCGCCCCACGGACCCTCGGTGAGCCACATCCCGTCGCGCCGGTAGACCTTGCGCCGGTGCGCGTAGTAGATCGAGGGCAGCTCGACGTTTTCGCGCGCGATGTAGTTCCACACGTCGGCTTCGGTCCAGTTCGACAGCGGGAACACCCGCACATGTTCCCCCGGACGGTGCCTGCCGTTGTACAGGTTCCACAGTTCGGGACGCTGGCGGCGCGGGTCCCACTGGCCGAACGCGTTGCGCAGGCTGAAGATCCGCTCCTTGGCGCGGGCACGCTCCTCGTCGCGGCGGCCGCCGCCGAAGACCGCGTCGAACTTGTGCTCGGTGATGGTGTCCAGCAGCGGCTGCGTCTGCAGCGGGTTGCGGGTGCCGTCGGGGCGTTCGGCCAGGCGGCCGTCGTCGATCCAGTCCTGCACGTTCGCCACGATCAGGCGCAGGCCGTGCTTCTCGACGACCTGGTCGCGGAAGGCGATCACCTCGTCGAAGTTGTGCCCGGTGTCCACGTGCAGCAGCGGGAACGGCACCGGTGCCGGCCAGAACGCCTTGATCGCGAGGTGCAGCAGCAGGGTCGAGTCCTTGCCGCCGGAGAACAGGATCACCGGCCGGTCGAACTCGCCCGCCACCTCGCGGAAGATGTGGATGGCCTCGGACTCCAGCGCCGCCAGGTTGTCGGTGGCGGCGTCGGTTGCGGGGATCTCCAGCGTTGTCATCGGTTCCTCTCAGCCGTGCAAACCGCACTCGGTCTTGGACTGGCCGGCCCAGCGGCCGCTGCGGGGGTCGGCGCCCGGGCTGACCTTCGCCGTGCAGGGGGCGCAGCCGATCGACGGGTAACCCGCCGACACCAGCGGGTTCTCCAGGATCCCGTGCGAGTCGATGTAGGCGCGGAACTCCTCGTCGGTCCACGGCGCGATCGGGTTGATCTTCACCAGCCCGTTGCGCTCGTCCCAGGTGATGATCGGGGTGTTCGCGCGGGTCGGTGCGTCCACCCGGCGCACGCCGGTGACCCACGCCGAGTACTTCGCCAGCGTGTTGCGCAGCGGCACCACCTTGCGCAGGTGGCAGCACTGGTTCGGGTCGCGCTCGTGCAGCTTCGGCCCGTACTGCGCGTCCTGCTCCGCGACCGACTGCTCGGCCTGCGCGTTGACGATCCGCACGTGCGGGTACACCGTCGCGACGGCGTCCCTGGTGCCGATGGTCTCGGCGAAGTGGTAACCGGTCTCCAGGAACAGGACGTCCACATCGGACTTGGCCTGGGTGGCCAGGTCGATCAGCACCGCGTCCTGCATGTTCGAGGCAACGATGAAGTCGTCACCGAAAGTTCCCACGGTCCAGTCCAGCGCTTCGCGAGCGGTGGCGTCCGCGAGTTCCACCGATGCCTTGTCCGCCAACGCTTTCAGCTCTTCCTTGGCGGTGACCGCGGTCATTTCGCTCCCTCCGGTAGCCGGATTCCCAGGAAATTCACAGTGAAGACGCGCCGGCAGGCGCCGCACAGCCAGCCCCTGTCCTCCTCGGTGGGACGCAGGTCCTCGTCAC
Proteins encoded in this region:
- the cysD gene encoding sulfate adenylyltransferase subunit CysD, producing the protein MTTLEIPATDAATDNLAALESEAIHIFREVAGEFDRPVILFSGGKDSTLLLHLAIKAFWPAPVPFPLLHVDTGHNFDEVIAFRDQVVEKHGLRLIVANVQDWIDDGRLAERPDGTRNPLQTQPLLDTITEHKFDAVFGGGRRDEERARAKERIFSLRNAFGQWDPRRQRPELWNLYNGRHRPGEHVRVFPLSNWTEADVWNYIARENVELPSIYYAHRRKVYRRDGMWLTEGPWGGPRDGEEVKDLTVRYRTVGDGSCTGAVESDAGTVQDVIAEVLASRLTERGATRADDRLSEAAMEDRKREGYF
- a CDS encoding ABC transporter permease, which produces MPRLDDLDAAVEAGLDALNTPPPQDAGRSRARRFLWAVLPPVAFLVVVIAVWQGLWAAAFWPEYQLPAPIAVWDELWSKISDAQALGFIWTSVHRAVLGFLVAIVIATPLGLLVAKVRVVRSAIGPFLSGLQSLPSVAWVPAAVLWFGVTPTAMYAVLLLGSVPSIANGLVAGIDQIPPILPRVGQVMGAGRLKASWHILLPAALPGYLAGLKQGWAFSWRSLMAAEIIATSPLLGKGLGAYLDDGRTLSDMPTVISAIVLILLVGVGIELLVFRPLERSVLRTRGLAGTP
- a CDS encoding ABC transporter ATP-binding protein codes for the protein MTATLDGSAVRPATDSAVRLAGVHKTFGQGAHSVPALAGVDLDVAPGEFVCLLGASGCGKTTLLNIIAGLDRPTTGELELNSSRPAVMFQEAALMPWLTASANVELPLRLAGVPRAARKSRTIELLDLVRLGGVGGKRPHELSGGMRQRVALARALASALHTGGSSDVPSLLLMDEPFSALDAITRDVLQAELLRVWRSTGAAVVFVTHDVREAVRLGQRVVLLSSRPGRVVQQWQVGDLSGAEEAETVDVVNQRLREVISSHATA
- a CDS encoding ABC transporter substrate-binding protein, whose product is MAAVAGCSRADRSDSSSAAATTGGTPATEVRLGYFPNVTHASALIGLDKGYFTQELGAGTKLTPTKFNAGPDEVSALLGGSLDIGFIGSGPAINAFAKSDGDAVRLISGATSGGAQLVVKPEINTPQDLQGKIVADPQAGNTQDVSLKKWISDQKLTGVNVQSEDNAVTLDQFRKGAIAGAWLPEPWSSRLVADAGAKVLVDEKSLWPDGQFPTTVLVVRTQFLTEHPQTVQAVLKAVLDANNLASGDPNEAKAAVNRQLKSLSGSALTQPVLDRAFADITLTTDPLASRFPQLAQDQVTAGIAKSAAKLNGFFDLTPLNAVLTEAGKPTVSAAGLDQK
- a CDS encoding sulfate adenylyltransferase subunit 1 — protein: MSSLLRLATAGSVDDGKSTLVGRLLYDTKSVLADQLDAVTRASVDRGLSTPDLSLLVDGLRSEREQGITIDVAYRYFATPKRSFVLADTPGHVQYTRNTVTGASTSQLAILLVDARKGVIEQTRRHAAVLALLGVPRLVLAVNKIDLVDYDEETFAVIAKEFTDHATSLGYAPGSVLSIPVSALVGDNVVDRSDRTPWYEGPTLLDHLENVPAAPDPHDAAFRFPVQYVIRPRTPEYPDYRGYAGQVAAGTVRRGDQVVVLPAGLRTTVERIDTADGVLDEAAAGVSVTLLLADDFDISRGDVISAAADAPVPTDELAATVAWLSEKPLKAGARVLVKHGTRTVQAFVEELSSRFDEQKLSTVDAPGSLELNEIGQVRIRTAEPLPVDDYAVNRRTGSFLVIDAGDGATLAAGLVGAPLPVLRADRDVVSPGP
- a CDS encoding phosphoadenylyl-sulfate reductase, which gives rise to MTAVTAKEELKALADKASVELADATAREALDWTVGTFGDDFIVASNMQDAVLIDLATQAKSDVDVLFLETGYHFAETIGTRDAVATVYPHVRIVNAQAEQSVAEQDAQYGPKLHERDPNQCCHLRKVVPLRNTLAKYSAWVTGVRRVDAPTRANTPIITWDERNGLVKINPIAPWTDEEFRAYIDSHGILENPLVSAGYPSIGCAPCTAKVSPGADPRSGRWAGQSKTECGLHG
- a CDS encoding Insertion element protein, with the translated sequence MSERATPYYCPFCGDEDLRPTEEDRGWLCGACRRVFTVNFLGIRLPEGAK